The Candidatus Omnitrophota bacterium genome contains the following window.
CGTGGGGATACTATGCCCTATGAAACCTCTTCGGATTTGCGTGAAAAATCCTATGGTTTTCTGGCTGGTTTCAGGAGAACGGATGTTGCACGATTGTTTACAAGAGTCAAAGATCTGTTCACTTTTTGGCGTAGGGAACCTGATGGACGTGCGCCAGGAGGAGAAAGTTTTGAAGACACTAAAGAAAGGGTTCGTCACGATTTAGTGCATAGTATTCTTCCCCGTATTGCTCGAGGAGAAAATGTGGTCATTTCAGCTCACGGGAATAGCTTGCGGGCCCTTATTGCAGCGTTGAGAGAGTTCACGTTGGGGCGAGCTTTGACTAGACAAGAAGTTATTGATCTCGAAGTACCTCAATCCGCGCCAATCGGGATCATTTTTGATAAATTGTTAAAGGCCAAAGAATTTTGGTCGTCCGAGATAGGTGCTGAGGCAGTTCAAGAGGCCTTGTTAAACAGTGCCGCCGACGCCGCGATGGCAGGAAAATATAAAGAGCGCAAGCCGGACCAGGCGATGGCGACAACCCCCGGCGGTATTGACTTCAACCGCGCAAAGATGCAGATGAACGTGCGCAAAGAGGGCGCGGGCGTGCAGATGCAATTTGACCCAGCCATGATCGAACGCATTAAGCGTGAGGGCTTTGACGGCCTGGATTTCAAGATCGACACCATTGTCCCCATCACAAACCTGCCAATGCTCCTTGGCCTGCGCAAAGAAGAACAAGAAAGCCGCCCGCCACAATTGGCCAGCGTGTAATTTTAGCATGGACTGAATTCTCAGAACATGCTATAGTTCCAAAATTAGTCGGTTCCCCGCCGATTATTTGAATAATTTTATCTCCCCACAATGAGGAAATAACATGCCTCAAATTTCTAAACAAGTCGCTGTTTTTCAAGGCAAGCAAATTCGCAGAGTTTGGGATGACGCCCAAGAAAGATGGTATTTTTCTGTGGTGGATATTGTGGAGACCCTCACGGGGAGTTCGATCCCTAAAAGGTATTGGTCTGATCTTAAAAGAAAGCTTGGCAGTGAAGGAAGTCAGGTGTACGAGAAAATCGTACACCTGAAATTTCTGGCTTCTGACGGCAAGAAATATTCAAGCGATGCCGCGGATACTGAAACCATGTTTCGTATCATTCAATCAATACCATCTCCAAACGCCGAGCCGTTTAAATTATGGCTGGCGCGGGTCGGGTATGAACGGGTTGAAGAATACTCAGACCCTGAATTAACCATACAACGCGCGATCCAGACATATTTGAAAAAAGGATATTCGCAAGACTGGATCAATATGCGTCTTAAAAGCATAGAGATCCGTAAATTATTAACGGATGAATGGGTGAAACGAGGCGCTAAAACTAATGATGAGTTTGCTCAATTGACGGACGATATTACCTTTGCCTGGGCCGGGATGACAACCAAACAATACAAAGATTTTAAAGAGTTAATGAAAGAAAATCTGCGTGATAACATGACAAACTTGGAACTGGTCCTGAATATGCTGGCCGAAGCAAGCACGACGGAAATTTCCCAGGTCAAACATCCGCAAACATTCGGCCAAAATCGAACGATCGCCAAACAGGGCGGGGCAGTGGCTGGTAAAGCCCGAAAAGCGATCGAGGCCAAGACAGGGAAAAAAGTTATCACCAAGGACAGTTATATTAAGCAGCGGCAAAGTATTGGTATTTAGGCCCAGCCATGAGCGTCAGCTCCTGCTCGGCCTTGAGCCACCCAACGGGAATGACAGAAATATAGCAAGATTTAATACTTGAGATTTTGCGCGTTATGGATAAAATAAGGCATGAATTCAAAAAGCGTGTGGTTGGTCGTTGTCCTGGTCGCGGCCGGTGCCGTGATTTTTGTTCTGTCCTTTAAACAAAAAGAGGAACCCCCGCCGCGGGCCGTGATCGCGGCTGTGCCTGTCCAAGTCATGGCCCAGACAGCCGACCCGGCGCGCTCCCCGGGGAGCGTCACCGGTTATGCGGTCCAGGTGTATTCTTTCCAGGACAAGACCCGCGCCGAGAAAGCCCTGGAAGACCTCAGATCAAGTGGCTATCAGGCGTTTCTCGTGGTCAGTGATCTGGGGGAGAAAGGCACGTGGTATCGCGTGCGCGTCGGCGGTATTGCCGATGAGAAAGAGGCCCAGGTCATGCTGGAAAATGTCCGCAAGAATTATAAAAGCGGGTTTATCGTCAAACCAAAGGTGTGATATGCATAAATATTCGTTGCTTTTTGTTTTGGTAGCATTGGTCGCGGCCGGCTGTACCACCAAGGTCACCCGCATGGAGCCCGACAAGGTCGTGGATTTCAGCGGCGGATGGAACGACATTGACGCGCGTCTGGTCGCCCAGGAAATGATCAAGGACTGTCTGGCCGGCGAATGGGTCAATGAATTCACCCAAAAGAGCGGCCGTCCGCCCGTTGTCATCGTCGGGGCTGTCAAGAACCGCACCTTTGAGCATATCGATCCCGGCGTTTTCATCGCGGACATGGAGCAGGCCCTGACCAATTCCGGCAAGGTCACCTTTGTCGCGTCTAAGGATGATCGCGAGGAAGTCCGCGCCGAACGCGCCGACCAGCAGGCCCGCCTGCCGGACGGGCAGGCAGGCAACACCGCCCACGCCACCATCAGCCCCAAAGGCCTGGAGACCGGCGCCGACTTCATGGTGCAGGGCAGCGTTAATTCCATCAAGGACGCGGTCCGTGGCAAATACGCGGTCTTTTACCAGGTCACGCTGGAATTGGTGGATTTGAAGACCAACCAAAAGCGCTGGATCGGCCAAAAAGAGATCAAAAAAGTCGTTGAACGATCATCCTTGAAACCGTAGGAACGCATCGATGCGTTCCCTACCATACGTTTTTTGGGTTTTGTTCCTTCCGGCGTTCGTTTCCTGCGCCACTCCCCCCAGGAACATCCAGCCGCAGATCAACAGCTTGGTCATTGCCCAGCATTTTGACAAAGCCGTTTCTTTTTTAGGGCAGAACCCTTCGGCCTACGGCTCCAATAATGAACTTTTATTCTGGCTGGACCGCGGCTTTGTTTTGCATCTGGCCGGCCGTTACGCCGAAAGTGTCAGCGCTTTTGAGTCCGCCAAACGCAAATTCAACGATCTTTACACCCGTTCGATCAGCCAGACCGCGGCCACCTATGCTGTTAACGATTATTGGCAGGAGTACAGGGGCGAGGATTACGAGTATGTGCTCGTCAATATTTTTCAGGCCCTGAACTTCGCGGCCATGGACAATGTCAGCGAAGCGCTTGTTGAGGCGCGGGACATGGACGCCCGGTCGAAATGGACCAAGACCGACGATGCCTTTGCCCGCATGCTCTTCGGTATTCTGTACCGGGCTGCGGGAACGCCGCAAGATCTCAATGACGCGTATATCGACGATGTCCGCAGCAAAGCCCAATACGGGGCGGATGTCCCCAAGATCCTTGCGCAGAATTTGGAAGCGGCGCAAACGCCGGATGTCCAGGCCAGTGCGGAAGTTTATTTGTTCCACTATACGGGGTTTGTTCCTTTAAAGGTCGCGGATACTTTTCTCATACCTTTGGACGCGAGCCATGTCACGGCCATCAGTTTTCCCCGGTACGCCGACCGGGTCAGCGACGTGCGTTCTTCGGTATTTTCCGCCGTCGGCCCCGCCGTTGGTCCCGCCGTTGGCGGGGCTGGCAGCAGGAGCGCGCAGGAGAATACGGAACCGGTCGAGGACATCGGCGCCATTGCCAAAAAGATATTGAATGACCGCAAGGCCTTCATCCTGGCCAAGGCGGGTTTAAGGCCCATCGGAAAATATCTTCTGGAAAAGGCCGTTGAAAGCAGGGTGCGCGACAGGAACGGCGAGACCCCGGCGGAGATCGTCAATCTTTTTGCCAACGTCTATAATTTGTATTCTGAACAGGCCGACGTGCGCGGCTGGCAGACCCTGCCGGAAAAGATCCGCGCGGCGCGCCTGCTGCTGGAGCCGGGCCGGTATGAATTTTTCGTGGAGGATCTTGACGAGAAAGGGGTGTCCCTGGGCAAAAAGCCGCTGGGTGTTTTTGACCTGCAGGCGGGCCGGAAGAAGTTTTTCATCGTCCGTTCTTACCGTTGAAATCAGTTGCGGGTGGTTTTCAAATCAGATAGAATATCTAATATGGCAAACAAGAAGATCCTGGTGATCGATGACGATCCAACACTGCTCAAGATGCTCCAGCCCTTTCTGGAATCGCACGGGTTTGCCGTCACTGTTGCTGTCGATGGGGAGGAAGGCCTCGCCAAATTGAAGATCGAACATCCGGACCTGATCATTCTGGACGTGCAGATGCCCCGGATGAACGGGTACGCGTTCATTTCTGAAATGAAGAAATTGGGAGGAGCCAAAAAGATCCCCATCATCGTCCTGACCGCCAAGGAAGGGATGGTGGAGATCTTCAAGGCCGAGGGCGTCAAAGAATACATCACCAAACCGTTCAAATCCGAGGTCCTTTTAAGCAATATCAACAAGTACGTGTGATCCCTCCCGTGCCCCAATACCACAACCTTTCGTTCGATGAACTGTTCCGTCACGAGACGGATCCTGCTTTGCAGGGCTATGAGCGCGGGACCGTGACGGATTCAGGATCTGTCGCGGTGGACACGGGCAAATTCACGGGTCGTTCCCCTAAAGATAAATATATCGTCCTGGATGAAACGACCAAGGATACTGTGTGGTGGGCCACGGGTCAATCATCCGGCTCCGACAATAAGCCGCTGTCCAAAGAGGCGTGGGCGCATTTGAAAGATGTTGCGGCCAAGCAGTTGGACGGCAAGACGCTTTACACCATGGACGGTTTTTGCGGGGCCAATG
Protein-coding sequences here:
- a CDS encoding Bro-N domain-containing protein, whose amino-acid sequence is MPQISKQVAVFQGKQIRRVWDDAQERWYFSVVDIVETLTGSSIPKRYWSDLKRKLGSEGSQVYEKIVHLKFLASDGKKYSSDAADTETMFRIIQSIPSPNAEPFKLWLARVGYERVEEYSDPELTIQRAIQTYLKKGYSQDWINMRLKSIEIRKLLTDEWVKRGAKTNDEFAQLTDDITFAWAGMTTKQYKDFKELMKENLRDNMTNLELVLNMLAEASTTEISQVKHPQTFGQNRTIAKQGGAVAGKARKAIEAKTGKKVITKDSYIKQRQSIGI
- a CDS encoding SPOR domain-containing protein; the protein is MNSKSVWLVVVLVAAGAVIFVLSFKQKEEPPPRAVIAAVPVQVMAQTADPARSPGSVTGYAVQVYSFQDKTRAEKALEDLRSSGYQAFLVVSDLGEKGTWYRVRVGGIADEKEAQVMLENVRKNYKSGFIVKPKV
- a CDS encoding penicillin-binding protein activator LpoB, whose protein sequence is MHKYSLLFVLVALVAAGCTTKVTRMEPDKVVDFSGGWNDIDARLVAQEMIKDCLAGEWVNEFTQKSGRPPVVIVGAVKNRTFEHIDPGVFIADMEQALTNSGKVTFVASKDDREEVRAERADQQARLPDGQAGNTAHATISPKGLETGADFMVQGSVNSIKDAVRGKYAVFYQVTLELVDLKTNQKRWIGQKEIKKVVERSSLKP
- a CDS encoding response regulator, with amino-acid sequence MANKKILVIDDDPTLLKMLQPFLESHGFAVTVAVDGEEGLAKLKIEHPDLIILDVQMPRMNGYAFISEMKKLGGAKKIPIIVLTAKEGMVEIFKAEGVKEYITKPFKSEVLLSNINKYV